The window gaccgagctttggctcgagctcggtcgctacgtagcgaccgagcgggacgatcgctcggtcgctacgtagcgaccgagctttggctcgagctcggtcgctacgtagcgaccgagcgggacgatcgttcggtcgctacgtagcgaccgagcttggctgagctcgaccgagcgggacgatcgtttggtttgaatcccaaagaatacttcttcgtagaaataacctcgtataggttatttttacgaaaattatatcccttcttttactaactctttcggaaatacgatctctgaggattttcggatggtaattccgtcgtaaccgtttttgaccccaacagtgaTTGAGAGACAAACTGAAGTAGCAGTGAGAAAGAAGCTTGAAGATGTTACAAGTGAGTGTGAAAGGAAGAAAGAGGAGGCTAAGTTGGTTTTTGAGTCAATCCATGAGAAGTTGTGTGGGTTAGAGAAGGCAGAGAAAGGTTTTGATGTCAAACAAAGAGTGGAGATGGAGAGACTTAGCTCACTTGAGGAGGCTATCAAGGTGATATATGCTGAGTTGAAGAGAAAGGAGGAGAGGTTTGAGTTGAAACAGAAAGAAGAAGCTGACAGATGGAGAGAGGAGACTGAACTGAAGAGAAAAGATCTTGAGATTAGGGAGAAGACACTAGAAGAAAGGATGAAAGAGCTTCAACTGAAGCAGATGGAGTTAGAAGAAAGATCAAAGCAAAGTGCAGAGACTAGAAAGAGATCCAACCATGCGGTTGAGCAAGATAATGATGCTGGTTCTCTTACTCCAGCTAAAAAACATAAACCTGAGGAAGCAGATTTGGGTTGTGCTTCAAAGGATGGAGACATTGGAGGCATTGTCTGCAAAGATCCTAAACCGTTAACTTGTCCTGATACAAAGTTTAATGGTTTTGGCAAGTCAATGAGCTCTTTTGCTGTAGATCAAGTATGGGCTTTACATGACCCTAGAGATGACATGCCAAGGATTTATGCTCAGATCAGGAGAATCTTTAGCTCTCAGTTTAGTCTGCAGGTGACATTACTTGAACATGTGGAAACTACAAAGGAAGAGAAATCAATTCTTTCCAGTGCTTGTGGGAGATTTGAATATGGAGATACAGAGATCAGAAGCCACCTGTTGTTTGCTCATGAGATGGACAACATCAAATGTGACAAGAGTGTCATAGTGAACCCAAGAAAGGGAGAAACATGGGCTCTTTTCAAAGATTGGGATATAAGCTGGAAGAGTCAATCTGATCTCCACGAGCCTCCTTATAGGTACGACCTTGTGGAAATTATCACCGAGTTTGACGATCAACAAGGCATTTCAGTGGCATATATGGggagagttgaaggatttgagTCGGTTTTAAACCGTGTTGAGCAGCATGGACTCATCAAGATCATCTGTCCGGGGGAAATGCAGAGGTTTTCTCATAAAGTTTCACCTGGTTCTTTCAAGCTAGACCCTGCTGCTGCACAAGGCTATGATCCTGTTCTTGAGGAGGTGGTGGACACGAGGATACAAAGTAAGGAATGTGACAAAGCTCCAACGGCTGAAACTCAAGAAGGGTCTACAAAAAATCAGCCCATCATATTAGAATGAGGGAACCAagtctagtatatatatgtaGAGTGCCACTGGTGATGGCTTTTGATGTTACATGACGTAGTGAATCTGTAACCTTTTGGCTCTAGTTATGTTTTCTCTTTAAACCGTTCTGTTTCTTGAACTGAACCAACTTCTTTTGTTAAAAAATGAAAGAGAATGCTTCTTTAtgattgatcaaaaaaaaaaaaaaacaagcttcTTTATGTCTTCATGGTGGGATTCACTCACTagcttttgtttcttctcttctcctcccCTATGAAAGTATCTCcattgttaagaaaaaaaacttatataatgTGACGCAATCACTTTTATTACAAGACTAAAAATCCCATTATGTGAAAAAAGAAGAGTGAAAATAAATAACTATTTGTTTCCtaacaaattaaatataattattccattaagttttttttttaagttgtatACTTGTATTAATCTTTTAGTCTtgttatttgttaattttatcaAACTCTAATTAATAGTtggaaaaattgttttttttagagcaaaaaaatggtaactatgtccctttatactaatatatactactttatgtcccattagactaatttttttcaaaatagcagtaatgcccttaaaattgtaattttttattcttttttcgttttttatatttttttgttcctttttcgtttttttattttttttaaaaaaaatataaaagtgaatattcccaaatattttgtttccatatttttaggaactgatttcttatccgtagaatacaactaatatgtagaaatcggtttctacggttttttagaattatagtaatgtttaggttttgatttctacatgttttagatttatagtaaagctgtagaagtcggtttctacgtgttttagatttatattaatgtgtagattttgatttctaaagattttagaacgataggttaagcgcggaatgtgtattctaaatatttttagaatactcctatttacgtagatcacgtattctaaacattgtagattcaatgaaaaaagtagatttcgttttctacttcgtagaatgtcatttctactttatttagaacataatatgaaattttaactttttataactagaaaaaatatcactaagttcgtataggtattttatcaaaagttactattttttcaaaaaaaatttgttagtaaaactatttattaaatttattttcaaaaatattaaagggtgttataggaaaatatgacacaaaatatagattagtctaaatggacatagttactatttttttgctctaaaaaaacagtttttccTTAATAGTTTTACTTTCCTATTTTTATTAGAAACAttttaaatggtttttttttggggtaaaaTATTCCAAAATGGTTGATATTTCCCGGCAAAAGGGTTAACGACCATAAAAGCTAATGAAAGCATTTCTATAGATAGAGAACGATCGTCCTACACATATCACACCTATTTGTATTCTCTATCGTCCACCAAATCCTTATTCACCCAATAAAACTGAGTTATTTgagaataaaaaacaaaaagacaacATTTTAATCAGGGAATGCTTTTGCGTTTGGTTCAAGGATTTGTTTGGCAGAAATGGAGCAGAAGAGCGTGTTGTTCTCAGCGTTAGGGGTCGGTGTTGGTTTAggactcgggctagcatcaggTCAAGGTTTAGGTAAATGGGCAAACGGCTCGGTATCTGCAGAAGATGGTCTTACGGGAGAAAAGATTGAGCAAGAGTTGGTGAGGCAGATTGTTGATGGAAGAGAGAGTGGTGTCACTTTCGACGAGTTTCCTTATTTCCTAAGGTAACATCAACATTTCTTGTATCTCAAGAAAGATGCATTTTGTTTATATTACTATACTCATTATGCTTAACTTTAATCATGTTGCAGCGAGAAAACTCGGCTTCTATTGACAAATGCAGCTTATGTTCACCTAAAGCAGTTTGATATCTCTAAGCACACGCGTAATCTTGCACCTGCGAGTAAAGCTATTCTACTGTCTGGACCAGCCGGTAAACATTCCTCATCTTTTTGTGTTCATCATACCTCAATCTCCTCAATGGTTTTTGTGTaattctctatttttttcttggcAGAGTTTTATCAGCAAATGCTAGCAAAAGCATTGGCTCATTACTTTGAATCGAAACTATTACTACTAGATGTAACAGACTTCTCTATTAAGGTGATAACTAATCTCATATAGTTTTAGTAGTTGCCAGTTTGCCATGTAAAGAGTAGCTTTTGTAagcttttattttttgatacAGATACAAAGCAAGTACGGATGCGTCAAGAAGGAACCTGTATGTTACTCTGTGATCTTATGTTAGTGTAGCATACATTTGTGACTGTGTGTTTATTTCTTATCTACTGTTTGCTAGTCTCACAAGAGGTCTATTTCTGAGCTGACGTTGGACAAAATGTCGAATCTAGTGGGATCTTTCTCTATGCTCACCCAAAGGGAACAACCAAGAGGTACATACATTCTCAATTgtcttagaattttttttttttgttcctaaTGAATCTCAAGTGTGAGCATTATTGTAAATGGCAGGGACCTTGCGTAGGCTCACTAGTGGCAACGATCTTACCTCAAGGTACATTGGTGCTTGTCTTGCTTGGTTTCTTTTTGTATCTTAAAACTCTCTTGACGGTATAGCTCTATCTGTTTTATGTAAGCTCACTAGTTCCTTTGAAGTACCAGGGGCTTTGAAGGTTCAAGTCATCCTCCGCAACTCAAGCGAAATGCTTCTGCTGCTTCTGATATCAGTAGTATATCATCCCGTTCTGGAACTTCTGTTTCAGGTATGGAAACGTCTTAGTTGTATTAACCTTCAGATTCTTAGATCTCTTGTTCATTTGTGGTTGTCTATACCTCTATAGCTTCAAGCAAACGCAGTACAAACTTGTGTTTTGATGAGAGACTTTTCCTTCAGTCACTTTACAAGGTAATACCTCAAAAGTCAAAATCATCATGGAATGATTCAGTTCAACTCTTAAACTGAACACTGTTATCTTTACAGGTCTTGGTTTCGGTTTCGGAAGCCAATCCTATTATAATATACCTAAGGGACGTTGAGAAGCTTCTTCAGTCAGAAAGGTTCTACAAACTGTTCCAGAAGCTCTTGTCTAAGCTTTCTGGACCTGTTTTACTTCTCGGCTCAAGACTATTAGAACCTGAAGATGACTGCCAACAAGTAGGAGAAGGCATTTCCGCTTTGTTTCCTTACAACATCGAGATCAGACCTCCAGAGGATGAATCTCAACTCATGAGCTGGAAAACTCGGTTTGAAGACGACATGAAACTGATTCAGTTCCAGGACAACAAGAACCACATAGCTGAGGTTCTTGCGGCTAATGATTTAGAATGTGATGACTTAGGTTCGGTATGCCATGCAGATACCATGTTCCTAAGCAGTCACATTGAGGAGATTGTGGTTACTGCAATCTCTTACCATCTGATGAACAACAAAGAACCTGAGTACAAAAACGGGAGGCTTGTAATATCTTCCAACAGGTACTAAGAATAACAATTATCTCTTCAGAACAACGAGTTTTCACCTTTCTTAAGCTAAACTGATTAAATGATACTGCAACAGCTTATCCCATGGACTGAGCATATTCCAGGAAGGTCATAGTTGTCATGA of the Brassica rapa cultivar Chiifu-401-42 chromosome A03, CAAS_Brap_v3.01, whole genome shotgun sequence genome contains:
- the LOC103861800 gene encoding uncharacterized protein LOC103861800; the protein is MEQKSVLFSALGVGVGLGLGLASGQGLGKWANGSVSAEDGLTGEKIEQELVRQIVDGRESGVTFDEFPYFLSEKTRLLLTNAAYVHLKQFDISKHTRNLAPASKAILLSGPAEFYQQMLAKALAHYFESKLLLLDVTDFSIKIQSKYGCVKKEPSHKRSISELTLDKMSNLVGSFSMLTQREQPRGTLRRLTSGNDLTSRGFEGSSHPPQLKRNASAASDISSISSRSGTSVSASSKRSTNLCFDERLFLQSLYKVLVSVSEANPIIIYLRDVEKLLQSERFYKLFQKLLSKLSGPVLLLGSRLLEPEDDCQQVGEGISALFPYNIEIRPPEDESQLMSWKTRFEDDMKLIQFQDNKNHIAEVLAANDLECDDLGSVCHADTMFLSSHIEEIVVTAISYHLMNNKEPEYKNGRLVISSNSLSHGLSIFQEGHSCHENSLKMDRNSDSKGEESEGMINSELKSETTPSEKNECPLPPKVPVNEVPPDNEFEKRIRPEVIPADEIGVTFADIGSLDETKESLQELVMLPLRRPDLFKGGLLKPCRGILLFGPPGTGKTMMAKAIANEAGASFINVSMSTITSKWFGEDEKNVRALFTLAAKVSPTIIFVDEVDSMLGQRTRAGEHEAMRKIKNEFMTHWDGLMSSSGDRILVLAATNRPFDLDEAIIRRFERRIMVGLPSMESREKILRTLLSKEKTENLDFHELAQMTDGYSGSDLKNFCTTAAYRPVRELIKHECLKDQERKKREEAEKSSSEEGTEAKEEASEERVITLRGLSMEDMRVAKSQVAASFAAEGAGMNELKQWNELYGEGGSRKQEQLSYFL
- the LOC103862125 gene encoding uncharacterized protein LOC103862125 codes for the protein MERLSSLEEAIKVIYAELKRKEERFELKQKEEADRWREETELKRKDLEIREKTLEERMKELQLKQMELEERSKQSAETRKRSNHAVEQDNDAGSLTPAKKHKPEEADLGCASKDGDIGGIVCKDPKPLTCPDTKFNGFGKSMSSFAVDQVWALHDPRDDMPRIYAQIRRIFSSQFSLQVTLLEHVETTKEEKSILSSACGRFEYGDTEIRSHLLFAHEMDNIKCDKSVIVNPRKGETWALFKDWDISWKSQSDLHEPPYRYDLVEIITEFDDQQGISVAYMGRVEGFESVLNRVEQHGLIKIICPGEMQRFSHKVSPGSFKLDPAAAQGYDPVLEEVVDTRIQSKECDKAPTAETQEGSTKNQPIILE